TCACTGTCACAATCTCAAAGGAAAGGAAGAATGATTTGATTACCACGAGACTATAAATAAGGACGTGCTGCTTACACTCTACTCAGCTGTTACATGATACAAAAAAGACTAGCTGGTTGATTTGGTTCCAATATTGTCCAACATACTTTGTTGGTTAtcaatttgaaaaatgaaagtgTTACTGTGAACCACTGACTCGTCTGTATCCAGTACCACGACAGATCAGgttaaatactgtgtgtgttgAATCATGTGTTGTACTACAACACTTATTATATGATTTCATTGACATTAGGAAACTTAATCCCAACCCTTCACTGCATCAGCTCTGCTGAGCTGAAATAAATCCTTCAGAATGAATGCAACATTTCCAAAGGCTTAGGTGACACGTTCCTGGCGTAGATGTGTGGGAGCTGATGGGAGAATGTCCTTCCGCTTGTCATAGACCTCCAGAGGCAGAATTCATGACACCAAAGTGAAACATTAAGCAGGGGGATTTATTTTGAGCTGGACTCTCTCCTCCACGCCAGAAACAAGAGCCAATAAAAGGGAGAGAATCGCTCCTGGAGGTCACGCCACAAACAAGGTGTAAAAACAGACGATTCTGTCAAGTACCCACTTGGTTTTGAGAtatgtttcatgttttatttttccaaagcCGTCACGTGACCCCTCTGGGGAAGGGTAATTATAGAAACATCGAGCAACAGCTAGAAGGGGGCGGGGATGACATGCACTTCTGCCAAGGAGATGTCATCGCATTGCTTCTATGGTCTTCTACCTCGCAGCTTCAGAGTGGACCTGCTCATTACATGAAGTTAACCTTTGATGAAAGTTTGAGACATCCGATGAAACTAGTTATACTCTTCCATCCAGTGTGCAGTATACAGATTTCTTGTGTAATCATTTTCTATATTAAGACATAAACAAATATCTAATCCAGTCCGTGTTAAACGCGTACGGCTGTCGGTAAACAATCTGACTGCTGCCCTCCCAGTGTCATGTTTAGCACTGACTGACATGACTTAATGCTTTCATGCTTGACATGCCATGCCATTAATGGTCTTTGTATCAAGTTTTTGGTAAGAAAATAAGGGGTCTTTCAGCCAGCAGCTCAGGATCTCCTCTTTCTACAAATAGTGCTCTAATGAACAACTGCACACCGTGCAGAGGATTAGATTAGACTTTGTACAACAAAGAGCAGCTTGCTGTTGCGACAGGGGGCTGTCCTCGCTTACAGAAATTCTCTAGTCCTGATTAAGTGTGTGTTAGATATACACCCTTAAAAAATAGGGGATCTTTACTTTTTCCCCCAACAGTAATGGCTCTCTTAAAAGCTACACACCTGCATTACTTTGCCTTTGAAACTGAAACAGCAAGTCTTCATAATTCCGTTTATTTGCATGGTTTACCCTGTTTACTATTACTACACACTCAATATTATTGCTAAACACATTCTACATTgatacattgtgtttttttcccctataTTTCAGATAGCCAATGTTTCAATTCTTTCCAAATATGTAAATCCATTTAAGTCAGTCACATCAGTCACAGTGAATATCAGGTCTGCTTTGATTTTACTCAGTTATTTTTCCTAATGTAGGCCACAGTCTCCCAATCAATGGGCAGTTTCAAATGCATTACCTTGTGATGAACATATGACTAACTAAGTAACTCATTTTTCGTGaatggaaacaaataaaaaccccATTGgcaatatattttctttactgCATAAAGTATActttgtaagaaaaaaaatgaagcgaTTTGTACTCAACCAAAGCATGCAAAGCCTCCAGAGTGCTTCAACAGCTTTTCTAAATCCTTAATGGAGTCAAGGGTCAAGTAAAGGTTGTAAATCTTGACCTGTGAACTGTGTGTGGTGAGATCTCTGTGTGGTCCTTCTCCTTACCGACAGGAGTTTTCTCCAGCAGGTACAGGTAGCTGGCAAAGAACTCGCTCCTCACCGCGTGGTGCAGATGGAAGGACATGCTGTGGCGACACATGGTTTCATCCGTCTCCTTCCAGCGATCCTTGAACGCTTGGTGCGCCGCCTGGTACTCTAAGTTGGGCGGTGAGCTGCCTGTCGTATCTTCAAGGGAAATCTCCATTTTGGCTCTATGTGCACCTCACAGAGCGGTGGGATTTTCCAGAAGGAGTTTGACCAAGCAGTGGTAGAGAAGAGTAACACTGCCGTGTGTTACGCTGCTGTTACTCCAACTGCTGCTATCTGTCTGCCCGAGAGTTCAACATGTCTCCGCCATCGTTCGACTGATCGGCAGAGATCTTATTCAGCACTCAGGGGTCCTGCCCGAATTACATGTCATCTGCTAGGGACACTGACTCTAGAGGAgtgaggaatggggggggggcggtcgcTTGAAGACACAAGAGGCGTCTGAATTTCAGCCTATGCACTTTCAGCAGCGCACAAGTTCATACGTCTGACCTCAAGGCCTTGCTGCCCTATTATGTCATCCTAAATTTAgcaacgtcttttaaacgtgttTGTATACATGACTCTAGTTTTGTATTGGAACACCTCCACAGACCAGAGaactgtaatggtaaaatatgttataacataatcttatgccaaaagattgattattgtctgtaatgaagcaatgtgagaagaaaagggagacccaaaagttgccttttgcagctatgtgaaggaggatagtcaaactggccttcacccgaatgctcgaacaaaggaaccctgttactcccatctttgccttgattcttttcctgcttgatttgtaacttttcatttgtgttatctcacaggtggtttagagtttcaggctttagtagctctcgtgtctgcataccactagaaatgaccttcatgtgtgtgtataagaactcagcattttcactgctcggagacgccatctccacagagcaccgtgatacgtgcctgtgtagttgacctcctgcttgcaagcaataaatggactttctgcaactttgatcattcatcaagactccgttttattagacaaatcattctcttctaccgagcttattgaaatattccacaacaatttggcGTCACGAACAGGATTCACTGACTGTCCGTCAGGCTCCGGGGGACCGTCCGGAGAAAAGGCCTTTTCCAGGATCACCAGCTGATGATCCTGCCTCATACCTCCTTAGACAAGAGAGAAAGGACGGGCGGAAACCGAAGgagtcctgattgacgtcacgTGTATCCAGCGAAAAAGAATTAATTTCTACAGACTCGGGTAAGAAGTTGAAATTCCAATTATAAAGTAACAGTAAGAGTTGAACATAGCGGACACGGATGACTGATCAAGTGGTTGTTGTAGTCTGGGGAATATAggcctacatttattttttaacatttgggtgtttttgtttttattatttttatttttatttcattttgagtacATGATTCCGGGATATTTCTGATGCATTATTTTATGCGAAGGTAGATAGGACTGTGTACGATGGCGATTTCACTCGGAACAAATTCTCCGAGATCGTAACACTCGCTAGACTACAAGTAGAAGAAGTAGGACTGTGCACGATAGAGATTTCACTCGGAACAAATTCTCCGAGATCGTAACACTCGCTATTGACTACCCGGGTAAAACAAGACCGTTGTTATAGACAACCAAACGTGAATTCTACCTGTAGAATAAGACCGTGGCTGTAGCACACGTGAGTTTTATGCTGAAGCAGGTAAAACGATATCACTGGTATTGACAACCATACGTGAGTTCTACTGAATTACCTTTAGAACAAGACCGTGGCAATATCGTAGCGTGAGTTTTACGCTGGAAACAGGCAGAACGATATCACTGGTATTGACAACCAAACGTGAGTTTTACTGAATTACCTTTAGAACAAGATCGTGGCAATATCGTAGCGTGAGTTTTGACTGGGGTTTTTGCAAAAGTTTTTCCTTGTATAAAGAAACTAAGCCTTACGGTGACGACTGTATTGTAATAAGTAAACCGGTAGGGTCCACACCAGCAAAAGATGGGTGGCCAGTCCGCAAAACACACGGAACCGTGGGGTCCGATTGTGGCAATGATGCAGCAGAAATACGGGAAAACATGTACAGAGTGTCTCCCATACTGGACAAAGGAGTTTGGGTTTCCAGAAAACGGCTCGTTGAGTGCCGCTAAACTTAAAATGTTAAGAGGGGATTTGGAAGCAAggttgaaagaattgaaaagtggtaaaaaaatcaaagtgaaagacTTAGAAATAATAGAGAAAAACCAGACATGTCTGGCACAATGGGAAATGGAATGTGAAtgtagggagagaaaacaaatgatgaagaaaatgacgtgtttaaaaactgaaaaacctgACATAGAAACACAGAATAATCCATGTGTGTCTTCTCCATTGTATCCATCCCTGACAGGGGCAGGCGGTCTTCTCCTGAACACGTGTTGTCAAATTCCTGCACCACCTCCAGTCCAACaacaatcatcaccaccaccgtaCAACCCCAATCCAACGGTTGGCAGACCTGTAACACGCAGTCAAACCCGGCTGGGAGACCAGGGAGGTGCAGACGTCAAATCATGCTCACCCCTCAACCCATTCAAAGCTGACCCCACAGCCCAGTCCACCCCGGACTCTGCATGGTCAATCCACGACCCATCCTCCTGGAGGGGCACAGCCGGAAGAATTGTGGATTTTCTTAGTCCTAACACCACCATGGACAGTAAACTGGATGGGTCTTATATTCAAGCCCCCATGATTCAAGTTCTACGGCCACAGGATGGACTACCTGGGCTCGTATTCaggccctggacctccgcggaCATTCAACAAGCTGCCTCCCATCTGCCCAACATAAAAAATGGTGTGGCTTTTGGAAAAGAGTTCCTGACGTTTTGCAAAGAATTCATGCCCACCGGAGCTGAGGTCCACCGCCTGCTGGTCAAACATGTGGGCCCAAGTGACTTCAGCAAAATCAGAGCAGTGGTCACTGGTGCCGGCTGCGACTCCCACCAAGTGCACCGCGACTGGAGCAATGAGGCAAACCTCAACTACAGAACATTCATAACAGCGATCTGTGATGCTGTGGTTGCGGCCTTCCCAGCGGCTGTCAACATGGCACTCAtcaacagcacaaaacaaggtaaagccGAAGATGTGACATTTTACTATCAGCGTCTTGTGGCTGCATTTCAGATTCACAGCGGCCTCGAGGAGCCCACGGACATAACCAACATGACCGTGTGGGAAACACATCTCAAGAACGCCTTCATGAACGGGCTTCTGCCCGACGTCAAAACTGCCACAGAACACTCTGTCGTGGGTCTGGAAGATGCAAGGCTCACAGAAGTGGTAAAACATGCACGGCACAATTATAAAATGTATGTGGAAAATCAAATGTGTCAAGACAAACGCAGCAAGCAGACTGGGGAGAGAGCCCAACTCGCGATGCTCCAAGCCGTAAAACAGATGACACTGGGTGCAGAAGGAGGACGAGACACCCACCCATCCGGAAATTCTTATGGGAGGGGCCAACAGAGAGGACGAGGCTGGGGAATGGATCGTGGAAGAAGAGGGCGTTTCCAAGGAGGAGCACCACGAGATATGCAGCCTGACGAATGCTTCCTCTGTGGACAAACAGACCATTGGTACAAAGACTGCCCCTACCGTTCTAACCAGGCACGTCAGCCACGTGGGCGACAGCGCCACCCCGGGACTGACAGAGGTGGTCAACAATTCGGCACTTCAgactgacggtgtgtgtgtgagggagattgCACGTGTGAAGGGATGACGACTGCTGCCTCTCCAAAACAGGAAAGtagaagacaacacacacaaacacaatgctgcAATGAAGATCTGCTTCCTCGCACGCACacccacataaacacacacacacaatgctgcaaTGAAGATCTGCTTCCTCGCACGCACACTGCAGAACAACATGCTGTTTTGCTCAGCATCATTTCTCACTTAGAGCAACAGCAACGGAATAcatccacaccaccaccactcacGTATGCTATGTTTTCATCAGATGCATACAAAGATATGCCAACTACAAAAGTAATTGTGGAAGGGAAAGAATTGACGTTTTTAGTAGACTCCGGGGCTACTCattcagtaattaaaaaaaaaacattttccaaatcaAAAAATGAGTGGGCGGTATGTATATTCTCAAGGGGCTTCAGGTTTGACTGTGACAGAAAAATTTACTACACCTATGACGAGTGTACACTCTGACGAGACTGACCTAAAACCTgacataaaagtaaaacattcttttttactCTCTTCACTTTGTCCCGTAAATCTGATGGGCAGAGACTTGATGTGTACCTATGGTATTTGTTTGACGTCATCTCCAGACGGCCTTAAAGTGGTTAGGCGTAGAGCCGCACTCCAAATGATGCAAAAGGCTCCCTCTAATCCTCTTTTTGTGTATCAGTGGTGGATCCCGATCGATGACGCTCGGAGGCTAAGCCAGGCTGGTGAAGCACGGGTTTCTCCTCATGCAGACCGTATGAACCCTGAACACCTGCATTGCACAACATATGTGTCAGAGGGTCCAGACGACTCTTTTGAAGAGACATTTTTTGAGACCCTCAGTGATGCAATTGCCTGTTCTACTTTGTACTGGTCAACTTGTAAATCTGCTGTGTCTATTTCTCTGTCTTCCACGCAGAAAGAGCTGTTTCAAGTTCCCGGCTCCTATCCCCATGTCTCACTGTCTAAAGGACGCCTTGACCAATGGAGGGATTTGGGACCATTTGTGGCTCAGTGTGAATCTCTCACTGACTGGGAGGAGACAATCGATCCGCTTGTTCTGCGCTCCGCATCTACAGGGTTTCACAGAACTCACTGTGTACTTCTCACACCAGCTTGTCGATCTGTCTATGTGTTTTATGAGCACAACGACAaagttgaaacatttttaacaaatcccACATCGATTTCTCCCGCTCTTGCTTCTGTTCCACAGACACTCTGGGCGGCACACAAATATGACGTAGGCTTGATCAACAACTGCCAACCGGTCGTCATCACTCCACGTTCTGACTTCCGCCCCCACAAACACCAGTACCCCCTGCGACAAGAGGCCATTGACGGTATCACACCTGTATTCAATTCGCTCCTGGAGGCAGGAGTGATAGTTCCATGTCCAGACTCACCGGTCAGGACGCCAAtatttccagtaaaaaaaatcagagatGCTGGCAAGCCTACAGAATGGCGTTTCGTGCAGGACCTAAAAGCAGTAAATGCGGCTGTTCATGCACGGGCACCAAATGTTCCTAATCCTTACACAATCCTAGCTCAGATTCCTCCTGAAGCTAAATGGTTTTCTGTTGTTGACCTGTCAAATGCCTTTTTCAGCGTGCCAGTCGACAAAGACAGTCAATTTTGGTTTGCATTCAACTTCAACGGTAAGCCATACACCTTCACTCGTTTGTGTCAAGGCTATACCGAATCACCCACAATCTACAATGATGCGCTCAGAGAAAGCTTGGAGAGCTTAACGCTCTCTCCCGGCTCTGCACTTCTGCAGTATGTTGACGACTGTTTAATTGCAGCTCCTACTCAGACGCAGTGTCAGACAGACACGCTTAAACTACTCAAACATTTAGCGAAGGAAGGCCACAAGGCCAGCCTTTCTAAATTGCAATTTGTGTCTCAAAATGTGCGTTTCCTAGGTCATGACATATCTGGAGAAGGAAAAACCCTCTCCCCAAAAAGAATCGCCGCGATCGCATCAATACCGAAACccaacaccaaaaaacaaatgatgtccttTTTGGGCATGTGCTCATACTGTCGATCATTTATTCCAAACTACTCACAAATGGAACAACCGTTATCAAACCTAATCCATGGAAAAAATCTTACAGCACACGACAAAATAATCTGGACTGAAGAGGGTCTTGCGGCcttcacacaaatgaaatgtgcttTGCAAACTCCTCCGACTCTTGGACTGCCGAATCCGAATAAGCCATTTACTCAGACAGTAGATGAAAGACAGGGCTGCATGACTTCTGTGCTGCTACAACCCCATGGTGATAAACTCCGCCCGGTTGCGTATTTCTCCGCAAAACTCGACCCTGTCGCTGCAGGACTGCCACAATGTTTGCGCGCTGTGGCCGCGGCTGAAAGAGCGCTCACTGCCTCACGTGACATAGTGGGTTACGCACCACTCACTCTGCTCGTTCCGCACGCGGTTTCTTTGATTCTCCTCGAACAGAAATCCTCTCACCTTTCTGCGGCTCGCTATTTACGGTACCACACATGTCTCCTCGACATGCCGAATGTCACAATAAAACGTTGTACTAACCTTAACCCTGCATCCTTACTTCCTATTCCTGGGGATGGGGAGGACCACAACTGTTTGGCTGAGCTCCAAGCTCAGTGCACTCCTCGTCCTGACCTAGTGGACACTCCACTAACTAACAGCGACATGGTAATGTATGTGGATGGATCCGCCTCTCGCGATCCTCAGTCTGGTGAAAATTGTGttggttttgctgttgtttctgaCTCTGGTGTGCTGTGTTCAGGTCCTCTGCCATGTCACCTCTCAGCCCAGGCAGCTGAGCTCATCGCTCTGACCGAAGCCTGTAAACTGGCTAAGGGTAAAACAGTCACAGTTCACACTGACTCTCGCTATGCGTTTGGTGTAGTACATGATTTTGGGGCACTGTGGAGACACAGGAATTTCCTTAAATCGGACGGTAAGCCCATCCTACATCACACTCTCATTGCTGAACTGTTGGAATCCATCTTGCTACCCACAGCTATTGCTGTCTGTAAATGTGCAGCCCACACGTCTAATACAGATGATGTATCACGGGGAAATGCTCGAGCAGACTCGGCTGcaaaagctgctgctctgcgcTCGCTCCCAGCTTCCTCTGTTTTCATGTGCTCTCAGGTGTCAGTTCCCTCCTCTCTTACAGCGATGCAGTCCCTCTCCACCCCTGATGAAAGACGGCTTTGGTCCATATCTGGCTGTATTTACACCAACGGCCTCTGGACTGGACCCGAGGGCAAGCCGTGTTTACCTAAACATTATTTTGCCCATTATGCTAAGTTGACTCATGGGTTAGACCATGTGTCAAAAGGTGGAATGTTACGTGCACTTAATGAGACGTGGTTTACAAAAGGGTTCACAGCATATGCACAAAAATTTTGTTCTGCATGTGTCACCTGTTCTACTCACAATGTAGGCAGGCCCGTGGGCGTGTCCAGCCAGGCTGCACACCCACCACCAACCCGCCCTTTTGAGCACATTATGATGGATTTTGTGGAGTTATCTCCATCTGAAGGTAAGAAACACTGTCTGGTGATGGTAGACATGTTTTCCAAGTGGGTTGAGgtttttccatcaagcaaacaaACCGCTGCAACAGTGGCCAAGGCCCTGATTTCTGAAATCATTCCTCGATGGGGTATTCCGGCTAAAATATCAAGCGACAATGGTTCTCATTTTGTCAACGAGGCCATTACAGAATTAAGTGCATACCTaggtattgatttaaaaacacactgcgCATACCATCCAGCCAGTGGAGGGGCTGTGGAACGAGAAAATGGCACACTCAAAACCAAATTGGCAAAGTGCTGTGCAGACACAGGTCTGCCCTGGACAAAAGCCCTGCCTCTAGTGTTGATGTACATGCGTATGAGAAAACGAACACGAAGCAACCTGAGTCCCTTCGAGATATTGtttggttttcctcctcacGTAGGAACCGAGGCACCGACGGCACCACTCCCTTCAACCGCGCTATGTGAACATGAAATGTTAACATATTGTGCACAactctcttctgctctgtctAACATACGACAACAGGTTGCAGCCGCCCTCCCGAAACCAGCTGAAGGACCACTCCACAAACTGAAACCTGGTGACTTTGTGGTGGTGAAAGACTTCAGAAGAAAGAACTGGAAAGCACGACGCTGGCAGGGACCGTTCCAGATTCTCCTTGTCACCCAAACAGCTGTCAAAGTAGCTGAAAGGGCAACTTGGATCCACGCATCCCATTGCAAGAAGGTTCCAGATCCAGTACCAGCAGTGGGCTCAAGCGACCCTACCCCCACAACAAGTGTCAATCAACCGACACCACCGTTGCAGTGACCACGGACGGGTTCACAACGGGCAGttgaccgacagacacacagtgcattgtgatctgtgttgactgtctacaacgcGGATGCCTCACAAGAAAGAAGGTTGGCAGACTCCACATACCAACGTGCACCTACGGaccaacacaagaagaagaacacgacCAGGACCCCTCCACATAGACACAGTAGTCGTTTGTGTCATTACGGTTTCATTCATATTATTGCTTGCTTCAGTTTCATTGTATCTTAGCATCTTTTTGTGATTTGTAATCAGCTATCTAAAGAGTGGTTCTCCCTTATCATGGAACGGCAACGGCCATGGAGCCCCCTTAGACGACTGGGGGGAACTTGTGTAaccatgtgtttatttgcaagtgtcactttgtttgtgttaattCCATATTCTGGACATGACTCTGACAATGACCCCAACAGTGACTCTGACTCCCTGGTCGACCTCAACACTTACGACCTCGATACATACGCatagtgacatttttatattctcatgtttctgtgttcattccTTTTGTTTCATATTTGCTTGCTAAACGACCTGAGACTTGGtctcacaaaaacatatttttgcaatattatgtgtgattaaagaataatcaaaagagtggaatgtaatggtaaaatatgttataacataatcttatgccaaaagattgattattgtctgtaatgaagcaatgtgagaagaaaagggagacccaaaagttgccttttgcagctatgtgaaggaggatagtcaaactggccttcacccgaatgctcgaacaaaggaaccctgttactcccatctttgccttgattcttttcctgcttgatttgtaacttttcatttgtgttatctcacaggtggtttagagtttcaggctttagtagctctcgtgtctgcataccactagaaatgaccttcatgtgtgtgtataagaactcagcattttcactgctcggagacgccatctccacagagcaccgtgatacgtgcctgtgtagttgacctcctgcttgcaagcaataaatggactttctgcaactttgatcattcatcaagactccgttttattagacaaatcattctcttctaccgagcttattgaaatattccacaacagaaCAAAGAGTACAATATATACACCCCATGAGTCATCTCAGTCTCTCAAGGCATTGTTTTACCCCCttgtattttattcatatagaaGGCAGGCATCTGGGTCCtcaaaaaacaatgggaaataTATTTTAGTGTGGAACAGAGAGATTTTCAAAGACTCAAACACTCACTCGGATAAAGTTTAGGGTTAATATCTTGTCCACTAAAGAAACACTGAAATAAATTTCAGTATAAATGTATTTGACAAGTTAGGTGTATAACTTTTAAATCAGCTACCACAGTCTTTCAGCAAAGCAAAAACTGATAGCGTAATAAGTACCAACTTCAAAATGATGGTGAGGATGGACAAAGTCTCAAATCCAACAAATCCAATCCAAGTCCTACACTTTGTGTTCCCTGAGCCCCCTCAGCCAAATTAACAgtcggtatatatatatatatatatatatatatatatatataatgatttCAGGGGAGCAGATTTACTATTTTACAGTattgattaaaacattttttattacattttaatgtaatgtaatgtaatttgtttATATCCTCACTTGTAACTTcaataaacacatatatacGGATACACagatataaaatgtattatctcATTAAAACAAGTAAATGAATTTGCAATAAGCTTTTAATATAGTCAACTGCTATCACTCATTGATTTGGTAACATTGCTGACAGTAAAGAAATGTCCACTGTGACTGTTTCTAATTATTAGGCTTCTCTAGAAGGATTAGAAAAGCAGTATTTCATTTCCGGTTGAGGTGGAGCTCAATAACCTTTTTACAAAGTTTATTTCATCCAACCAACAGTCCGAATCTTAACGTTagaattaaatataaaacattgtcAACTGTCAAAAGGAAAGTGGCACATCTTGTAATGACGTAATAAACCGGAGCAATGAAATAGGTTTTAATTATGTTTACGTCATTTGGTTAATGggcctttttcacaaaaacatgtGAAAGCAGGATATGTTTAACACAGGTGTAACTCGTTGATGAAGTCAATTAGGGCCCCATTCTATTTAGAGTATCGATGCCATATCAGCCTAGACACTACCAGGGCCGTTCCCCAGCTTATGTTGAACATCACACACGTGCTGACCCTGCAACGGCATGGCTGATGgggaaaaatgtaattaataccaacatatattttaaaacctcTCATGTGTTTTGTACAACCCAACACAAACCCATTTGTGAACTGCCTAATGTTGTATGTGAACAATACTTCCAAATGAAATGCCTAACCTTTGCAGTAGGAGTggtatgaaaaagaaaaataaccacAAATAGACGAATACATTTCTTAATGTTAATACTCACCGTTCACAGGCTGGCCTTTCTGTACTGCTGTATTCCAAGTTGTCCTCCGAGACTGCAGGTGGCAGCAACAGCGCCTCACTTCCGGTAACTGCATTGCATTCTGGGAGCTGGCTGAGTTGCTGCCCTGGCAACCAGCTGCATAGAGAATGAACAACATCCGCCCTGTCTTCATCAGCACCAATCGGCCCCGTTTGGGACGCAGACCAGTTTAATTCATGTGGCCTTTTCTTTGAATCTGAAATGGACAGTTTACAAGCGGGCGATCCGCGGTATCTGAAAAGGTAACAGCTGCAGACGCGAGCTTGTTAAAGGTGTTTAAGTGAGCGGGTGGATGAAGCAGCAATATGTGTACGCCGCTGTTCATTGAAAGCTCGACAGGCTATTTAAATAGACGCCTGTAAGGCGGAGAGATCACCCGGTCACCGTGTTCgttcatatttatttgtgtgttggtAGCTAGCTGTAGTCGTGTAATCGTTAGCATAATATAAGCTAACTGTCTGTCTTGGGTGTGACTGTAATGGAACCGCCTGTCGCTTGAACAAATGACAAAACCTTGATTCCCAGGTTCATAGGTGTTGTACATAACCTAAAAGGcctgaaatatgaaaaataattcGCACATCAGTTTTTAATATACTCTTAATGTTATCTCATCTGTTAACTTCTAAATCTTGACTAcaaccagggttcgaaatgaggggggtctgggggggtcccggaccccccataagccattggggaccccccataagaatttatttttagattttggggggtccccgaaaaatatttttaacattaaaaatgattgtgtaattataggtctttagtgacgttttatatttataacaaaaaattactttacttcctagcgcgattgagcagcaatcagggctaatagcgtcacagattgttgtcgtggtcctccggagtaaacagtacagtctgtgacgcagacacgtaggtcattgaacgcgccaaaaacgaagcctcacaaagagtgaaatctaaagaacCCTAATGAAAATCCAGTAAGTGTTTaa
This is a stretch of genomic DNA from Pungitius pungitius chromosome 7, fPunPun2.1, whole genome shotgun sequence. It encodes these proteins:
- the LOC119228347 gene encoding protein NYNRIN-like isoform X1, which translates into the protein MSGRYVYSQGASGLTVTEKFTTPMTSVHSDETDLKPDIKVKHSFLLSSLCPVNLMGRDLMCTYGICLTSSPDGLKVVRRRAALQMMQKAPSNPLFVYQWWIPIDDARRLSQAGEARVSPHADRMNPEHLHCTTYVSEGPDDSFEETFFETLSDAIACSTLYWSTCKSAVSISLSSTQKELFQVPGSYPHVSLSKGRLDQWRDLGPFVAQCESLTDWEETIDPLVLRSASTGFHRTHCVLLTPACRSVYVFYEHNDKVETFLTNPTSISPALASVPQTLWAAHKYDVGLINNCQPVVITPRSDFRPHKHQYPLRQEAIDGITPVFNSLLEAGVIVPCPDSPVRTPIFPVKKIRDAGKPTEWRFVQDLKAVNAAVHARAPNVPNPYTILAQIPPEAKWFSVVDLSNAFFSVPVDKDSQFWFAFNFNGKPYTFTRLCQGYTESPTIYNDALRESLESLTLSPGSALLQYVDDCLIAAPTQTQCQTDTLKLLKHLAKEGHKASLSKLQFVSQNVRFLGHDISGEGKTLSPKRIAAIASIPKPNTKKQMMSFLGMCSYCRSFIPNYSQMEQPLSNLIHGKNLTAHDKIIWTEEGLAAFTQMKCALQTPPTLGLPNPNKPFTQTVDERQGCMTSVLLQPHGDKLRPVAYFSAKLDPVAAGLPQCLRAVAAAERALTASRDIVGYAPLTLLVPHAVSLILLEQKSSHLSAARYLRYHTCLLDMPNVTIKRCTNLNPASLLPIPGDGEDHNCLAELQAQCTPRPDLVDTPLTNSDMVMYVDGSASRDPQSGENCVGFAVVSDSGVLCSGPLPCHLSAQAAELIALTEACKLAKGKTVTVHTDSRYAFGVVHDFGALWRHRNFLKSDGKPILHHTLIAELLESILLPTAIAVCKCAAHTSNTDDVSRGNARADSAAKAAALRSLPASSVFMCSQVSVPSSLTAMQSLSTPDERRLWSISGCIYTNGLWTGPEGKPCLPKHYFAHYAKLTHGLDHVSKGGMLRALNETWFTKGFTAYAQKFCSACVTCSTHNVGRPVGVSSQAAHPPPTRPFEHIMMDFVELSPSEGKKHCLVMVDMFSKWVEVFPSSKQTAATVAKALISEIIPRWGIPAKISSDNGSHFVNEAITELSAYLGIDLKTHCAYHPASGGAVERENGTLKTKLAKCCADTGLPWTKALPLVLMYMRMRKRTRSNLSPFEILFGFPPHVGTEAPTAPLPSTALCEHEMLTYCAQLSSALSNIRQQVAAALPKPAEGPLLKDFRRKNWKARRWQGPFQILLVTQTAVKVAERATWIHASHCKKVPDPVPAVGSSDPTPTTSVNQPTPPLQ
- the LOC119228347 gene encoding uncharacterized protein LOC119228347 isoform X3 → MSGRYVYSQGASGLTVTEKFTTPMTSVHSDETDLKPDIKVKHSFLLSSLCPVNLMGRDLMCTYGICLTSSPDGLKVVRRRAALQMMQKAPSNPLFVYQWWIPIDDARRLSQAGEARVSPHADRMNPEHLHCTTYVSEGPDDSFEETFFETLSDAIACSTLYWSTCKSAVSISLSSTQKELFQVPGSYPHVSLSKGRLDQWRDLGPFVAQCESLTDWEETIDPLVLRSASTGFHRTHCVLLTPACRSVYVFYEHNDKVETFLTNPTSISPALASVPQTLWAAHKYDVGLINNCQPVVITPRSDFRPHKHQYPLRQEAIDGITPVFNSLLEAGVIVPCPDSPVRTPIFPVKKIRDAGKPTEWRFVQDLKAVNAAVHARAPNVPNPYTILAQIPPEAKWFSVVDLSNAFFSVPVDKDSQFWFAFNFNGKPYTFTRLCQGYTESPTIYNDALRESLESLTLSPGSALLQYVDDCLIAAPTQTQCQTDTLKLLKHLAKEGHKASLSKLQFVSQNVRFLGHDISGEGKTLSPKRIAAIASIPKPNTKKQMMSFLGMCSYCRSFIPNYSQMEQPLSNLIHGKNLTAHDKIIWTEEGLAAFTQMKCALQTPPTLGLPNPNKPFTQTVDERQGCMTSVLLQPHGDKLRPVAYFSAKLDPVAAGLPQCLRAVAAAERALTASRDIVGYAPLTLLVPHAVSLILLEQKSSHLSAARYLRYHTCLLDMPNVTIKRCTNLNPASLLPIPGDGEDHNCLAELQAQCTPRPDLVDTPLTNSDMVAAALPKPAEGPLHKLKPGDFVVVKDFRRKNWKARRWQGPFQILLVTQTAVKVAERATWIHASHCKKVPDPVPAVGSSDPTPTTSVNQPTPPLQ